From a single Miscanthus floridulus cultivar M001 chromosome 8, ASM1932011v1, whole genome shotgun sequence genomic region:
- the LOC136478209 gene encoding uncharacterized protein, whose protein sequence is MDAGGEKCGDAVAAEGGGDLYAVLGLKKECSDADLKVAYRKLAKKWHPDKCSSSSSVKHMEEAKEKFQEIQGAYSVLSDANKRLLYDVGVYDDEDDEDSMQGMGDFIGEMAQMMSQVRPTRQESFEELQQLFVDMFQSDMDSGFCNGTAKDHQAQGQAKSRTCSTSPSSSPSPPTIVKEAEVPSCNGFNKRGSSAMDSGKPPRPVEGGAGQSQAGFCFGVSDTKQAAKPRGPNTSRRRNGRKQKLSSKHDVSSEDETAGS, encoded by the exons ATGGACGCCGGGGGAGAGAAGTGTGGCGACGCGGTGGCGGCGGAGGGCGGCGGCGACCTCTACGCCGTCCTCGGGCTCAAGAAGGAGTGCTCCGACGCCGACCTCAAGGTCGCTTACCGGAAGCTCGCCAAG AAATGGCACCCGGACAAATGCTCCTCCTCCAGCAGCGTGAAGCACATGGAGGAAGCCAAGGAGAAGTTCCAAGAGATCCAGGGCGCCTATTCTG TACTCTCTGACGCCAATAAACGGCTCCTCTACGACGTGGGAGtatatgatgatgaggacgacgagGATAGT ATGCAGGGGATGGGGGACTTCATTGGTGAGATGGCCCAGATGATGAGCCAGGTGCGGCCGACG AGGCAGGAAAGCTTTGAGGAGCTGCAGCAGCTTTTTGTGGACATGTTCCAGTCTGATATGGATTCAGGATTCTGCAATGGGACTGCTAAGGACCATCAAGCTCAGGGGCAAGCGAAAAGTAGAACATGCTCGACCTCACCTTCATCATCACCGTCCCCTCCTACTATAGTAAAGGAGGCAGAGGTGCCATCATGTAATGGCTTCAATAAGCGGGGTTCATCAGCAATGGACTCAGGGAAGCCTCCAAGGCCTGTTGAAGGTGGTGCAGGTCAGAGCCAGGCTGGATTTTGTTTTGGG GTGAGCGACACGAAACAAGCGGCAAAGCCGCGAGGTCCAAACACCAGCCGGAGGAGGAACGGCCGGAAACAGAAGCTGTCATCCAAGCACGATGTTTCATCTGAAGATGAAACTGCCGGTTCCTAG